One genomic region from Chthoniobacterales bacterium encodes:
- a CDS encoding sugar MFS transporter — protein sequence MSAAPALSAPRRTYRGPFAIMTLLFFLWGFMTVFNDILIPRFKDAFTLDYFHAMLVQFAFFGAYFIGSLLYFGISVAIGDPIARLGYKNGVVTGLLISAAGSSLFWPAATSLSYPLFLAALFVVGLGFAMLQIAANPYVTILGPERTASSRLNLAQAFNSLGTTLGPLVGGYLIFQYFARTGAHGTESVKAPYLAFCIVFLILAGIFFFVNLPHVGEGRIEPGFAALKFPHVPLGALAIFLYVGGEVAVGSSIISFLGQPGVAGLTPLQASGYVSLFWGGMLIGRFMGAVELSDLTPATKRLLLGAIPIAACLLIGAIRSWSIVLMYLPFVALCWLLFVAGKSLAARSLMIFSLTVVGLLLIAILAGGKLAMWCVVGAGLFTSIGWSNTFSLAIEGTGIYKSQASSLLVMAILGGALLPPLQGHIADRWNLQISYVVPLLAYAYVAFYGWKGHRVGRGIG from the coding sequence ATGTCCGCCGCGCCCGCTCTCTCTGCTCCCCGCCGCACCTATCGCGGTCCATTCGCGATCATGACTCTGCTTTTCTTCCTCTGGGGATTCATGACGGTCTTCAACGACATCCTGATCCCGCGCTTCAAGGATGCCTTCACCCTGGATTACTTCCACGCCATGCTGGTGCAGTTCGCGTTCTTCGGCGCCTACTTCATCGGCTCGCTCCTTTACTTCGGGATTTCCGTCGCCATCGGCGATCCGATTGCGCGCCTCGGCTACAAGAACGGCGTGGTCACCGGATTGCTGATCTCGGCCGCGGGCAGCTCTCTCTTCTGGCCCGCAGCGACGTCACTTTCCTACCCGCTCTTTCTGGCCGCGTTGTTCGTGGTGGGCCTCGGTTTTGCCATGTTGCAGATCGCCGCTAATCCGTACGTCACGATCCTCGGGCCGGAACGGACCGCTTCCAGCAGACTCAACCTGGCCCAGGCTTTCAATTCGCTCGGCACAACCCTGGGGCCGCTGGTGGGCGGCTATCTGATCTTTCAATACTTCGCCCGCACCGGCGCGCATGGCACCGAATCGGTCAAGGCGCCTTACCTCGCGTTTTGCATCGTCTTTTTGATTCTCGCCGGGATTTTTTTCTTCGTGAATCTCCCGCACGTTGGGGAAGGGAGGATCGAGCCCGGTTTTGCCGCGCTGAAATTTCCTCACGTACCCTTGGGAGCGCTCGCGATTTTTCTCTACGTCGGCGGGGAAGTGGCGGTGGGCAGTTCCATCATTAGCTTTCTCGGGCAGCCCGGGGTCGCCGGCCTGACGCCCCTGCAGGCGAGCGGATATGTTTCCCTCTTCTGGGGAGGAATGTTGATTGGACGTTTCATGGGTGCGGTGGAGTTGAGCGATCTGACGCCCGCGACGAAACGGCTCCTGCTGGGCGCGATCCCGATCGCGGCCTGCCTGCTAATCGGGGCGATCCGGAGTTGGTCGATTGTTCTGATGTATCTGCCGTTTGTCGCGCTCTGCTGGCTGCTGTTCGTGGCGGGCAAATCACTGGCGGCACGGAGCCTGATGATTTTTTCGCTGACTGTGGTGGGATTGCTTCTGATCGCCATCCTGGCCGGAGGGAAACTCGCCATGTGGTGCGTGGTAGGCGCGGGCCTTTTTACCTCGATCGGCTGGTCGAACACGTTCTCGCTCGCGATCGAAGGAACGGGAATCTACAAGAGCCAGGCCTCCTCACTTCTGGTCATGGCCATCCTGGGCGGCGCGCTTCTTCCACCCTTGCAAGGTCATATCGCCGATCGCTGGAACCTCCAGATTTCCTATGTCGTTCCCCTGCTGGCCTACGCTTACGTCGCGTTTTATGGATGGAAAGGGCACAGGGTGGGACGGGGGATCGGATAA
- a CDS encoding SDR family oxidoreductase: MRDAKTALVTGANKGIGFEVARELARLGRRVFLGARDAKAGQAAAKKLSRDGDIVFLEIDVSDAGSIARAAEEFARQADRLDVLVNNAGILLDEDKSAVTVTPEIFETTLRTNTLGPWLVAQAFVPLLKKSSEPRIVNVSSGGGQLEDGADGWAPAYCVSKTALNGVTVQLAAALPKCAVNSVCPGWVRTEMGGESATRSVAEGAATIVWLATDAPHNLTGKFVKDRKVIPW; this comes from the coding sequence ATGAGAGACGCAAAGACAGCGCTGGTCACCGGCGCCAACAAGGGAATCGGCTTTGAAGTGGCGCGGGAACTTGCGCGGCTGGGCCGGCGGGTTTTTCTCGGCGCGCGAGACGCGAAAGCTGGACAGGCGGCGGCCAAGAAGCTCAGTCGCGACGGCGACATCGTTTTTCTCGAGATCGATGTCTCGGACGCCGGCAGCATCGCTCGCGCAGCGGAAGAGTTCGCTCGCCAGGCCGATCGACTCGACGTTCTCGTCAACAACGCCGGCATCCTCCTCGATGAGGACAAGAGTGCGGTCACCGTCACGCCGGAGATTTTCGAGACGACCTTGCGCACGAACACCCTTGGGCCCTGGTTAGTGGCGCAGGCTTTCGTGCCGTTGCTCAAAAAAAGCAGCGAACCGCGGATCGTGAACGTTTCGAGCGGCGGCGGTCAGCTCGAGGACGGCGCCGATGGCTGGGCGCCGGCTTATTGCGTTTCGAAGACGGCGTTGAACGGCGTGACGGTGCAGCTCGCCGCCGCTTTGCCAAAGTGCGCGGTGAACAGCGTCTGTCCCGGCTGGGTCCGCACCGAAATGGGCGGGGAGAGCGCCACCCGTTCCGTCGCTGAAGGCGCCGCCACCATCGTCTGGCTCGCCACCGACGCGCCCCACAACCTGACCGGTAAATTCGTCAAGGACCGGAAAGTGATTCCTTGGTGA
- a CDS encoding tRNA-dihydrouridine synthase family protein, translating into MQDVTDLPFMRLISGYGNADVYFTEYFRVLPESRLDPQILASITQNPTGRPVIAQMIGNDITALVRTARELQQHPVAAIDLNLGCPVPIVYRKCAGGGLLRDPDRIDQILGALREAIAIPFTVKTRIGFDDVAVFDELLPIFVRHSLDLLTVHARTVKEMYRSAPRYEFIARAVAAMSCPVLANGNIYSAGKADEVLGLTGARGLMIGRGVIRNPWLFRQIREQRRGQAIFRPTGRDVLEYVHALYDAVSKPGIRESAQINNLKKYMNFIGLGVEPTGEFLHQIRRATTRADFFALCREFLDHDDPMPLEPFTIPLKPTDVMAGAMR; encoded by the coding sequence ATGCAGGATGTCACGGACCTGCCGTTCATGCGGCTAATAAGCGGCTACGGCAACGCGGACGTTTATTTCACCGAATACTTCCGGGTCCTGCCGGAATCGCGACTCGATCCGCAAATCCTCGCCTCCATTACCCAAAACCCGACCGGCCGTCCCGTCATCGCGCAGATGATCGGCAATGATATCACTGCTCTGGTCCGCACTGCGCGCGAGCTCCAGCAGCATCCGGTCGCGGCGATCGATTTGAACCTCGGCTGCCCGGTGCCGATCGTGTATCGCAAATGCGCCGGCGGCGGGTTGCTCCGCGATCCCGATCGCATCGACCAAATCCTGGGCGCGTTGCGAGAAGCCATCGCCATCCCGTTCACGGTGAAAACGCGGATTGGTTTCGATGACGTGGCTGTTTTCGATGAGCTCCTGCCGATTTTTGTTCGCCACTCGCTCGACCTGCTCACGGTCCACGCCCGCACCGTCAAAGAGATGTATCGCAGCGCACCGCGTTACGAATTCATCGCGCGCGCCGTCGCCGCGATGTCTTGTCCAGTGCTGGCGAACGGTAACATTTACTCCGCTGGCAAAGCGGACGAAGTCCTCGGCCTCACCGGCGCGCGCGGGCTGATGATCGGCCGCGGTGTGATCCGTAATCCCTGGCTCTTCCGCCAGATTCGCGAGCAGCGTCGCGGCCAAGCCATCTTCCGTCCTACCGGCCGTGACGTCCTGGAGTACGTGCACGCGCTTTACGACGCCGTCAGCAAACCCGGCATCCGTGAGTCCGCCCAGATCAACAACCTGAAGAAGTACATGAACTTCATCGGTCTCGGCGTCGAACCGACCGGCGAATTCCTCCACCAAATCCGCCGCGCCACTACTCGCGCCGATTTCTTTGCGCTCTGTCGCGAGTTCCTCGATCACGACGACCCGATGCCGCTCGAGCCCTTCACGATTCCCTTGAAGCCCACGGACGTAATGGCCGGCGCGATGCGTTGA
- a CDS encoding peptide MFS transporter, which yields MTATAEPDDSAPLTGEEHTPGLLGHPRGLWFLAFTEAWERFSYYGMQTLLVLYMVKYLLLPGRIERVMIFDAFRQLPLYSGLDGQPLASAIFGTYTASVYLSPIFGGFLADRVLGRRRTVLLGALTMAAGHFLMAFETAFLFALLCLVLGCGMFKGNIASQVGALYKPEDLRRADAFQIFYIGINAGVIISPLIVGSLGEKVGWHYGFAAAGVGMLLAIGIYLSGQKYLRASDNNPRLASVKKVPKAKLTKQEWTSVIALILLIPVMAVALIPNNQIFNAYLVWGDRQFDLVFMGKTLPTSWLVTLDAIVSVSFLAIVAIFYRWYGKRWREPDEITKLIIGSVFSIGGALCLFTAAATQGAGQKIGLFWPVAFHFLNSIAFAHMLPIGLALFAKYAPKSINATIIGLYYLAFFTANTMVGWVGGFLEKWPTTNFWLLHAAFALGAGICFVLFKLLVSRRLEVEPA from the coding sequence ATGACCGCTACCGCCGAGCCCGATGACTCCGCACCGTTGACCGGGGAAGAACATACGCCCGGCTTGCTCGGCCACCCGCGCGGCCTCTGGTTCCTCGCCTTCACCGAAGCGTGGGAACGCTTTTCCTATTACGGGATGCAAACGCTCCTCGTCCTTTACATGGTGAAGTATCTCCTCCTCCCCGGACGGATCGAGCGCGTGATGATCTTCGACGCGTTTCGCCAGCTTCCTTTGTACAGCGGCCTCGATGGGCAACCACTCGCTTCGGCGATCTTCGGCACCTACACCGCCAGCGTTTATCTCAGCCCGATTTTCGGCGGCTTCCTCGCCGACCGCGTCCTGGGCCGGCGCCGGACCGTATTGCTCGGCGCGCTCACCATGGCGGCAGGCCATTTCCTAATGGCGTTCGAAACCGCGTTCCTTTTCGCGCTTCTTTGCCTGGTGCTCGGCTGCGGGATGTTCAAAGGCAACATCGCCAGCCAGGTCGGCGCGCTCTACAAACCCGAAGACCTCCGTCGCGCCGACGCCTTCCAGATTTTTTACATCGGCATCAACGCCGGCGTCATTATTTCGCCTCTCATTGTCGGTTCGCTGGGCGAAAAAGTCGGCTGGCATTACGGCTTCGCCGCGGCCGGCGTCGGAATGCTCCTCGCTATCGGGATTTATTTGTCGGGCCAAAAATATCTTCGGGCGAGCGACAACAACCCACGCCTTGCCTCCGTGAAGAAGGTGCCAAAGGCGAAGCTTACCAAGCAGGAATGGACTTCCGTCATCGCGCTGATCCTCCTCATCCCGGTCATGGCCGTCGCACTGATTCCGAACAACCAGATTTTCAACGCTTACCTCGTCTGGGGCGACCGGCAGTTCGATCTTGTCTTCATGGGCAAAACGCTGCCCACCTCCTGGCTCGTCACTCTCGACGCGATCGTCAGCGTCAGCTTCCTGGCAATCGTCGCGATCTTCTATCGCTGGTACGGCAAGCGTTGGCGCGAGCCGGATGAAATCACAAAGCTGATCATCGGCTCGGTTTTCTCGATCGGTGGCGCGCTCTGCCTTTTCACCGCGGCCGCGACCCAGGGGGCCGGGCAAAAAATCGGCCTCTTCTGGCCGGTCGCGTTCCATTTCCTGAACAGCATCGCGTTCGCCCACATGCTGCCGATTGGCCTCGCCTTGTTCGCGAAGTACGCGCCGAAATCGATTAACGCCACCATCATCGGCCTCTATTATTTGGCTTTCTTCACCGCGAACACCATGGTCGGCTGGGTCGGCGGCTTCCTCGAGAAATGGCCCACGACCAACTTCTGGCTCCTCCACGCCGCCTTCGCCCTTGGCGCCGGAATTTGCTTCGTCTTGTTCAAGCTCCTCGTCAGCCGGCGTCTAGAAGTGGAGCCGGCCTAG
- a CDS encoding type II toxin-antitoxin system RelE/ParE family toxin, giving the protein MDRKLVWTERASNDIEAIVRYIARRDPAASARVGFGIYDRAQILLQHPESGTILDELREGGWRKLIFLRWKIVYTVRGDNIIIGRVWPAAMGEADFETPL; this is encoded by the coding sequence ATGGACCGGAAACTAGTCTGGACCGAGCGGGCTTCGAACGACATCGAAGCGATCGTTCGCTATATCGCGCGGCGCGACCCAGCCGCGTCGGCGCGCGTTGGGTTCGGCATTTACGACCGCGCCCAAATTCTTCTCCAGCATCCCGAATCAGGAACGATTCTCGACGAATTAAGAGAGGGCGGGTGGCGCAAACTGATCTTTCTGCGATGGAAAATCGTCTACACCGTCCGCGGGGATAACATCATCATTGGCCGGGTGTGGCCAGCCGCGATGGGCGAAGCCGACTTCGAGACGCCGCTCTAA
- a CDS encoding SNF2-related protein: MTTAPPLTERLLINAGGWPAMKAARDVVKAGRVTEARYEPPLLTGFVREGIKNFRSGLRIKSAEDVENLCTCWESRSSGKICAHSVAVGLSILRPVPAIVPTQPKIAEAPAGPEFAAAGTAKAKPAKLHLILPPNFMSAWAKGQVMLVVEAEVGANRTLLSALPKNATFACDEADLALAEELRAFPALFSSGMALSSRDAFLRLLPSLQNHPRVTFGKAIPATISSAVIRPELEIEQRESGGIMVRAKSMPNTMLLWNASEAWFLRGHEFVRCGEALPAGAAHLLGSPLELAGDRALQFLAFDLPRLREAFDINATEGLRLPEVVPATPAFALRLAGTLNSVTGELLCTYGDRPPFKASTNEQDLFVFRDPQNAERILLRNIAAERAAVTRLERVGFARTDAAGFVLHGQPEVVRFFAVDYPKFQRDWNVTLTSQVEKWSGEIERVTPRLEIVGSGVDWFEVRYSLVTPGGQEFSNAEIQQLLRSGRNQTRLKNGRLVVIDTAGLEDFEQVIRDCDPAQTEPGLYRINRAHAPYVEETARELGSSIADRREALKKFITTQTASVGDANKKLGSLATTLREYQIAGFAWLTRLAANNLGGILADEMGLGKTVQTLAFLRAHQGNGPALIICPTSLVTNWQSEAQKFTPELKTLVLEGANRAALFSSIADADIVITSYALLRRDIDALREIQFSTAVLDEAQHIKNPETQNAQSAFALRANHRFVLTGTPMENSVRDLWSIMNFSLPGYLGPHKDFRERYELPLARGTAPDVQRRLSRRIQPFLLRRRKRDVAKDLPEKIEQVVPCSLTSSQRSAYDALLREIQSGLSSVAKGAKTNAGAQRMKMLTGLLRLRQVCCDLRLVGLEKEDPSAKIELLDELLEEAIDGEHRVLVFSQFVSMLHLVRDRLEERKLSYCYLDGSTKQRQEEVNRFQENANIPIFLISLKAGGVGLNLSAADTVIHFDPWWNPAVEAQATDRAHRIGQTRVVTAYKLITRDTVEEKILKLQEKKRAAIDAAIDSEEPLMNGLTTEELEELLS; encoded by the coding sequence ATGACAACCGCGCCCCCGCTTACCGAAAGACTCCTGATCAACGCCGGCGGCTGGCCTGCGATGAAGGCTGCGCGCGACGTCGTGAAGGCGGGCCGCGTCACGGAAGCGCGCTACGAACCGCCGTTGCTCACCGGCTTCGTGCGCGAAGGGATAAAGAACTTCCGTTCCGGCCTGCGAATTAAGAGCGCGGAAGACGTGGAGAATCTTTGCACCTGTTGGGAATCCCGCTCGAGCGGCAAAATCTGCGCGCATTCCGTCGCCGTGGGTCTCTCGATTCTAAGGCCGGTACCGGCGATCGTTCCCACACAGCCGAAGATCGCGGAAGCTCCGGCCGGTCCAGAGTTCGCCGCCGCCGGAACCGCCAAAGCGAAACCGGCAAAACTCCATTTGATTCTGCCGCCGAATTTCATGTCGGCGTGGGCGAAAGGCCAGGTGATGCTGGTCGTCGAAGCCGAAGTGGGTGCAAACCGCACGTTGCTCTCTGCCTTGCCGAAGAACGCGACGTTCGCTTGCGACGAGGCGGACCTCGCCCTCGCGGAAGAATTGCGCGCCTTCCCCGCGCTCTTTTCCAGCGGCATGGCGTTGTCATCGCGTGACGCATTTTTGCGTCTCCTGCCCTCGCTTCAAAATCATCCGCGCGTCACCTTCGGAAAAGCGATCCCGGCGACGATTTCGTCGGCCGTAATTCGCCCCGAACTGGAGATCGAGCAGCGAGAAAGTGGGGGCATTATGGTGAGAGCGAAGTCGATGCCGAACACGATGCTTCTCTGGAACGCGAGCGAGGCCTGGTTCCTCCGTGGCCACGAATTCGTGCGTTGCGGCGAAGCCTTGCCGGCGGGCGCAGCGCATTTGCTCGGTTCGCCGCTCGAGCTGGCGGGGGATCGCGCTCTGCAATTCCTCGCGTTCGATCTGCCCCGCCTGCGCGAAGCGTTCGATATCAACGCAACCGAAGGCCTCCGGCTGCCCGAAGTGGTCCCGGCCACCCCCGCCTTCGCATTGCGATTAGCGGGCACGCTCAATAGCGTCACCGGCGAGTTGCTGTGCACGTATGGCGATCGTCCCCCATTCAAGGCCTCGACCAACGAACAGGACCTGTTCGTGTTCCGCGATCCGCAGAACGCTGAACGCATCCTCCTGCGGAATATCGCCGCGGAACGAGCCGCCGTCACGCGCCTCGAACGGGTCGGATTCGCGCGCACGGACGCCGCCGGTTTCGTGTTGCACGGGCAACCCGAAGTCGTGCGCTTTTTCGCCGTCGATTACCCGAAGTTCCAGCGCGACTGGAACGTTACCCTCACCTCGCAGGTGGAGAAATGGAGCGGCGAAATTGAGCGCGTCACCCCCAGGCTCGAGATCGTCGGGTCGGGCGTGGATTGGTTCGAGGTCCGCTATTCGCTCGTCACTCCCGGCGGCCAGGAATTCTCGAATGCCGAGATCCAGCAATTGCTGCGGTCCGGCCGGAACCAGACGCGCCTTAAGAATGGGCGCCTTGTCGTCATCGACACCGCCGGGCTCGAGGATTTCGAGCAGGTGATCCGCGATTGCGATCCGGCGCAAACCGAGCCCGGCCTTTACCGGATCAATCGGGCCCACGCGCCCTACGTTGAAGAAACGGCCCGCGAACTGGGATCGTCCATCGCCGATCGGCGGGAAGCGCTGAAGAAATTTATCACCACCCAGACCGCTTCGGTTGGCGACGCCAACAAGAAACTCGGCTCGCTCGCGACGACCTTACGTGAATACCAAATCGCCGGGTTTGCCTGGCTCACCCGGCTGGCGGCCAACAATCTCGGCGGCATCCTCGCGGACGAGATGGGGCTCGGCAAAACCGTGCAGACGCTCGCGTTTCTCCGTGCTCATCAAGGCAACGGCCCGGCGCTCATCATTTGCCCGACATCGCTCGTCACAAACTGGCAGAGCGAAGCGCAGAAGTTCACGCCCGAGCTGAAGACGCTCGTGCTCGAAGGAGCGAACCGCGCGGCGCTCTTCAGCTCGATCGCCGACGCCGACATCGTCATCACCAGCTACGCGCTCCTGCGTCGCGACATCGACGCTTTACGGGAAATCCAATTCTCCACCGCCGTGCTCGACGAAGCGCAGCACATCAAAAATCCCGAGACCCAGAATGCGCAGTCCGCTTTTGCCCTCCGGGCGAATCACCGTTTCGTCCTGACCGGTACGCCGATGGAAAATTCCGTGCGCGATCTCTGGTCGATCATGAATTTTTCTCTCCCCGGGTACCTCGGACCGCACAAGGATTTTCGCGAACGTTACGAGCTGCCCCTCGCACGTGGCACTGCGCCCGACGTGCAGCGACGGCTCTCCCGCCGTATACAGCCCTTCCTCCTTCGACGCCGGAAACGCGACGTTGCCAAGGACCTCCCCGAGAAGATCGAACAGGTCGTCCCGTGCAGCCTGACCAGCAGCCAACGTAGCGCCTACGACGCGCTTCTTCGCGAAATCCAAAGCGGCCTCAGCAGCGTCGCTAAGGGCGCAAAGACAAACGCCGGCGCGCAACGAATGAAAATGCTGACCGGCCTGCTCCGCCTGCGCCAGGTCTGTTGCGATCTCCGCCTCGTCGGTCTCGAGAAGGAAGACCCCTCCGCCAAGATCGAGCTCCTCGACGAATTGCTAGAGGAGGCGATCGACGGCGAGCATCGCGTTCTCGTCTTCAGCCAGTTCGTATCGATGCTCCACCTCGTCCGCGATCGCTTGGAGGAACGCAAACTCTCCTACTGCTACCTCGACGGCTCCACGAAACAGCGGCAGGAAGAGGTGAACCGTTTCCAGGAAAACGCCAACATTCCGATTTTCCTGATCAGCCTGAAAGCCGGCGGCGTCGGCCTCAATCTTTCCGCCGCCGACACCGTCATCCACTTCGATCCCTGGTGGAACCCCGCCGTCGAAGCCCAGGCCACCGACCGCGCCCACCGCATCGGCCAAACCCGCGTCGTCACCGCCTACAAACTCATCACCCGCGACACCGTCGAAGAAAAAATCCTGAAACTTCAGGAAAAAAAACGCGCCGCCATCGACGCCGCCATCGACAGCGAAGAACCCCTGATGAACGGCCTCACAACCGAAGAACTCGAAGAACTGTTGAGCTGA
- a CDS encoding ROK family protein, with amino-acid sequence MRTDYSNDSRIVLTLDGGGTSFRFSATQGNRSIVETIILPSSGDNLDRCLANIVEGFDRAKAKCPQPPVAISFAFPGPADYPNGVIGDLQHLPAFRGGVPLGPILEERFGVPVFINNDGDLFVYGEAIAGFLPWVNGLLEQAGNPKRYQNLFGVTLGTGFGGGLVRRGELFLGDNSLGAEIWLLRNKLNPQSWVEEATGIRAVRRVYAEKAAIPLGESPEPKVIFAIGQGQHPGDKAAAREAFRQLGEVVGDALAQALTIVDGLAVVGGGLSGAWPLFSPALMAELNGSYAKSDGEALPRLIPEAFNLEDPEQRRNFLQTTVRQIPVPGSPRRATYDPRPRLGVGLSRLGTSEAVAIGAYAFALQRLV; translated from the coding sequence ATGAGAACAGATTATTCCAACGATTCCCGCATTGTCCTGACCCTCGACGGTGGCGGGACCAGCTTTCGCTTCAGCGCCACCCAGGGAAACCGTTCGATCGTTGAAACCATTATCCTGCCTTCTTCCGGCGATAATCTGGACCGTTGTCTCGCGAACATTGTCGAAGGGTTTGATCGAGCGAAAGCGAAATGCCCGCAACCGCCGGTCGCGATCAGCTTCGCTTTCCCGGGCCCGGCCGATTATCCAAACGGCGTCATCGGCGACCTGCAACATCTTCCGGCCTTTCGCGGCGGAGTGCCGCTGGGACCGATCCTGGAAGAGCGGTTCGGGGTTCCGGTTTTTATCAACAACGATGGCGATCTCTTTGTTTATGGCGAAGCCATTGCCGGCTTTCTCCCCTGGGTGAATGGTTTGCTGGAACAGGCCGGGAACCCGAAACGCTACCAGAACCTTTTCGGAGTGACGCTTGGCACCGGTTTCGGCGGCGGCCTCGTCCGTCGGGGCGAGCTTTTTCTGGGTGATAACTCGTTAGGCGCCGAGATCTGGCTGCTGCGGAACAAGCTCAATCCGCAAAGCTGGGTCGAGGAAGCCACCGGGATCCGCGCGGTCCGCCGGGTTTACGCGGAGAAGGCGGCCATTCCGCTCGGCGAATCTCCCGAGCCGAAAGTCATCTTCGCGATTGGGCAGGGCCAACATCCAGGGGACAAGGCCGCGGCCCGCGAAGCCTTTCGTCAACTGGGCGAAGTTGTCGGCGACGCACTGGCCCAGGCGTTGACCATCGTGGATGGCCTCGCTGTGGTCGGCGGTGGTTTGTCCGGGGCGTGGCCTTTGTTTTCGCCTGCGCTCATGGCGGAATTGAACGGCAGTTACGCGAAGTCGGATGGCGAGGCCTTGCCTCGCCTGATTCCCGAAGCATTCAATCTCGAAGACCCGGAACAACGGCGGAACTTTCTCCAAACAACCGTGCGCCAGATCCCGGTCCCCGGCAGTCCGCGCCGCGCGACCTACGATCCCCGTCCGCGTCTCGGTGTCGGGCTCTCCCGTCTCGGGACGAGCGAAGCCGTGGCGATCGGCGCCTACGCGTTTGCGTTGCAAAGACTCGTGTGA
- a CDS encoding GNAT family N-acetyltransferase, with product MQFKIDDLSGPEIVALLAEHLAGMRRLSPPQSVHALPIEGLRRPEVTFWSVWENGELLGCGALKELGLQHGEIKSMRTASRHLRKGVARAMLQHIIEEAERRGYRTLSLETGAQPGFEPARQLYARAGFTVCGPFADYTNDPNSIFMTKEI from the coding sequence GTGCAATTCAAAATCGACGATCTTAGCGGGCCCGAGATAGTGGCGCTTCTGGCGGAGCATCTCGCCGGCATGCGCCGTCTGTCGCCACCGCAGAGTGTTCATGCTTTGCCCATTGAAGGCTTGCGTCGTCCGGAGGTCACGTTCTGGAGCGTGTGGGAAAACGGCGAGCTCCTGGGTTGTGGCGCGCTCAAGGAGCTGGGCCTGCAGCATGGTGAGATCAAGTCCATGCGGACGGCGTCACGCCATCTGCGCAAAGGAGTCGCGCGCGCAATGCTTCAGCACATTATCGAAGAAGCGGAGCGCCGAGGTTATCGCACGCTGAGTCTCGAGACCGGCGCCCAGCCGGGGTTTGAGCCGGCTCGCCAGCTCTACGCGCGTGCTGGATTCACCGTCTGCGGACCATTCGCTGATTACACCAATGATCCGAATAGTATTTTCATGACGAAGGAAATTTGA
- a CDS encoding glycoside hydrolase family 47 protein: MAGRVKTECLHAWNNYERYAWGHDALKPLSRTPHDWYGQSLQMTPVDALDTLVLMKLNPEADKARDLITRELSFDRDVYVKNFEITIRLLGGLLSGYQLTGDKRLLILAEDLGNRLLPAFNSLTGLPYVYVNLRTGQVREPVSNPAETGTLLLEFGTLSKLTGKPAFYDKAKRALVETYRRRSPIGLVGSAINVETGAWTDTESHISGGIDSYYEYLWKCWLLFGDKDCLEMWNASIPAVHKYLADEIRGELWYGYADMNSGQRTHTNYGALDAFFPALLALSGDRVRARRLQDSSFKMWQLHEIEPEVLDYKTMTATAFTYHLRPEIVESTYYLHHYTGEAQYRQMGETIFNGFVKHCRVEAGYAALQNVVTKEKRDEMESFVFAETFKYFYLLFAPPGTLDFDKVVLNTEAHPLRRTW; encoded by the coding sequence ATGGCGGGGCGCGTGAAGACCGAGTGTCTCCACGCCTGGAACAATTACGAACGTTACGCCTGGGGTCACGACGCGCTGAAGCCGCTGAGCAGAACCCCACACGATTGGTACGGGCAGTCGCTCCAGATGACGCCGGTCGATGCGCTCGACACCCTCGTCCTGATGAAACTCAACCCCGAAGCTGACAAAGCGCGCGACCTGATCACCCGCGAGCTCTCCTTCGACCGCGACGTTTACGTGAAGAATTTCGAGATAACGATCCGGCTCCTGGGCGGATTGCTTTCCGGTTACCAATTAACGGGCGACAAGCGTTTGCTGATTCTGGCGGAGGACCTCGGCAACAGATTGCTGCCGGCGTTCAATTCGCTCACGGGGTTGCCCTACGTCTATGTCAATCTCCGCACCGGTCAGGTGCGTGAACCGGTTTCGAACCCGGCGGAAACCGGCACGCTTCTTCTCGAGTTTGGCACCCTGAGCAAACTGACCGGCAAACCGGCCTTCTACGACAAAGCGAAACGAGCCCTGGTTGAAACTTACCGGCGACGTTCGCCGATCGGTCTTGTCGGCTCCGCCATCAACGTGGAGACGGGCGCGTGGACCGACACCGAGAGTCACATCAGCGGCGGAATCGATTCCTATTACGAATACCTTTGGAAATGCTGGCTCCTTTTCGGCGACAAAGATTGCCTGGAAATGTGGAACGCGAGCATTCCCGCGGTCCACAAATATCTCGCCGATGAAATCCGCGGCGAACTTTGGTACGGCTACGCCGACATGAATAGCGGCCAGCGGACGCACACCAATTACGGCGCCCTGGACGCCTTCTTTCCCGCGCTTCTCGCTCTCTCCGGCGATCGCGTCCGGGCCCGGCGTTTGCAGGATTCCAGTTTCAAGATGTGGCAGCTGCACGAAATCGAGCCCGAGGTGCTCGACTACAAAACGATGACGGCGACCGCGTTCACCTATCACCTGCGACCTGAAATTGTGGAATCCACCTATTACCTCCATCATTACACCGGCGAGGCGCAATATCGCCAGATGGGCGAGACCATCTTCAACGGCTTCGTGAAACACTGCCGCGTCGAGGCCGGCTACGCCGCGCTCCAAAACGTGGTCACCAAAGAAAAGCGCGATGAAATGGAGAGCTTCGTCTTCGCGGAGACCTTCAAATATTTTTATCTGCTCTTCGCGCCGCCCGGCACGCTCGATTTCGACAAGGTCGTCTTGAATACCGAAGCGCATCCGCTCCGGCGGACGTGGTAA